In Pseudomonas hamedanensis, a single window of DNA contains:
- a CDS encoding substrate-binding periplasmic protein, whose amino-acid sequence MPLITQLFAVLVFACLSFAARGEKLRIVTEPWAPYVYEEDGRSLGLDYETTAIVFKRLGIDVEWQFLPWKRCLSMLESGQADGALDIFHSDERDATLLYPSEPLSDVEFVMFYANERPHPFNTLEQLKGLTIGTSPGYLYSPDFSQSDLFTREPAPTHEANFGKLVRGRIDLLITDRRVGQHLLDQLGLRAQISENPTVISRQSQFLAVRRNAGMDLLVQRFGAELKRFKREPAYAELSARYGAAPAGSAPIRSATANGKTVEQQESGAR is encoded by the coding sequence ATGCCTTTGATCACGCAATTATTCGCCGTGCTGGTTTTTGCTTGCCTGAGCTTCGCCGCTCGAGGCGAGAAGCTGCGTATTGTCACCGAGCCGTGGGCGCCTTACGTGTACGAAGAGGATGGCCGAAGTCTCGGTCTGGATTACGAAACCACGGCCATCGTGTTCAAGCGCCTGGGCATTGACGTCGAATGGCAGTTCCTGCCGTGGAAGCGTTGCCTGTCGATGCTTGAATCCGGTCAGGCCGACGGTGCGCTGGACATCTTTCACAGCGATGAGCGCGACGCCACCCTGCTCTACCCCAGCGAGCCGCTGTCGGACGTCGAGTTCGTGATGTTCTACGCCAATGAGCGCCCGCACCCGTTCAACACGCTCGAACAACTCAAAGGCCTGACCATCGGCACCTCGCCGGGCTATCTGTACAGTCCCGATTTCAGCCAGTCGGACCTGTTTACTCGCGAACCTGCACCGACCCATGAAGCCAATTTCGGCAAGCTGGTGCGTGGCCGCATCGATCTGTTGATCACTGACCGTCGCGTCGGTCAGCATTTGCTCGATCAGTTGGGTTTGCGCGCGCAAATCAGCGAAAACCCCACCGTCATCAGCCGTCAGAGCCAATTTTTGGCGGTTCGGCGCAATGCGGGCATGGACTTGCTGGTGCAGCGTTTCGGCGCCGAACTCAAGCGTTTCAAGCGTGAACCTGCCTACGCCGAACTGAGCGCACGCTACGGAGCCGCACCTGCCGGCAGTGCGCCGATACGCTCTGCCACGGCCAACGGCAAAACCGTTGAGCAGCAGGAAAGCGGCGCGCGGTGA
- the metF gene encoding methylenetetrahydrofolate reductase [NAD(P)H]: MSQDRRYSFEFFPTKTDAGHEKLLATARQLATYNPDFFSCTYGAGGSTRDRTLNTVLQLESEVKVPAAPHLSCVGDSKDDLRGLLNEYKAAGIKRIVALRGDLPSGMGMTSGELRHANELVEFIREETADHFHIEVAAYPEMHPQARNYEDDLANFVRKARAGADSAITQYFFNADSYFYFVDRLQALGVDIPVVPGIMPITNYSKLARFSDACGAEIPRWIRKQLEAYGDDALSIQRFGEQVVTEMCERLLQGGAPGLHFYSMNQAEPSLAIWNNLKLPR; the protein is encoded by the coding sequence ATGTCCCAAGACCGTCGCTACAGCTTCGAGTTCTTCCCGACCAAGACCGATGCTGGGCATGAAAAACTGCTTGCCACTGCCCGTCAGCTGGCCACTTACAACCCCGACTTCTTTTCCTGCACCTATGGCGCTGGTGGTTCGACCCGTGATCGCACCCTCAACACCGTGCTGCAACTGGAAAGCGAAGTCAAAGTACCGGCCGCACCGCACCTGTCGTGCGTCGGCGACAGCAAGGACGACCTGCGCGGGCTGCTGAACGAGTACAAGGCGGCCGGCATCAAACGCATCGTCGCCCTGCGCGGCGACCTGCCGTCCGGCATGGGCATGACCAGCGGTGAGCTGCGTCACGCCAATGAGCTGGTGGAATTCATTCGTGAAGAAACCGCCGATCACTTCCACATCGAAGTCGCCGCTTACCCGGAGATGCATCCGCAAGCGCGCAACTACGAAGACGATCTCGCCAACTTCGTGCGCAAGGCTCGCGCCGGCGCCGACAGCGCGATTACCCAGTACTTCTTCAACGCCGACAGCTATTTCTACTTCGTCGACCGTTTGCAGGCGCTGGGCGTGGACATTCCGGTAGTGCCGGGGATCATGCCGATCACCAACTACAGCAAACTCGCGCGCTTCTCCGATGCCTGCGGGGCGGAAATTCCGCGCTGGATCCGCAAGCAACTGGAAGCCTATGGCGATGACGCGCTCAGCATTCAGCGCTTTGGCGAGCAAGTCGTCACCGAGATGTGCGAACGCCTGTTGCAGGGCGGCGCACCGGGGCTGCATTTTTATTCCATGAACCAGGCCGAGCCTAGCCTGGCGATCTGGAATAACCTGAAGTTGCCGCGCTGA
- the ahcY gene encoding adenosylhomocysteinase produces MSAVNTPADFTDYKVADMSLAAWGRRETIIAESEMPALMGLRRKYASEQPLKGAKILGCIHMTIQTAVLIETLVALGAEVRWSSCNIFSTQDQAAAAIAAAGIPVFAWKGETEEEYEWCLEQTILKDGQPWDANMILDDGGDLTELLHKKYPQVLDRVHGVTEETTTGVHRLLDMLAKGELKIPAINVNDSVTKSKNDNKYGCRHSLNDAIKRGTDHLLSGKQALVIGYGDVGKGSAQSLRQEGMIVKVSEVDPICAMQACMDGFELVSPFIDGINDGSEASIDKALLGKIDLIVTTTGNVNVCDANMLKALKKRAVVCNIGHFDNEIDTAFMRKNWAWEEVKPQVHKVHRTGAGSFDPQNDDYLILLAEGRLVNLGNATGHPSRIMDGSFANQVLAQIFLFGQKYADLSPAQKAERLTVEVLPKKLDEEVALEMVRGFGGVVTQLTKQQADYIGVTVEGPFKPHAYRY; encoded by the coding sequence ATGAGCGCTGTCAACACGCCTGCCGATTTTACCGATTACAAAGTTGCCGACATGTCCCTCGCAGCCTGGGGCCGTCGCGAAACCATCATCGCCGAATCGGAAATGCCGGCTCTGATGGGTCTGCGTCGCAAGTACGCTTCCGAGCAGCCGCTCAAAGGCGCGAAAATCCTCGGCTGCATCCACATGACCATTCAAACCGCCGTGCTGATCGAAACCCTGGTTGCCCTGGGTGCCGAAGTACGCTGGTCGTCGTGCAACATTTTCTCCACTCAGGATCAGGCCGCTGCCGCTATCGCTGCTGCCGGCATCCCGGTGTTCGCCTGGAAAGGCGAGACTGAAGAAGAGTACGAGTGGTGCCTGGAGCAGACCATCCTCAAGGATGGCCAGCCATGGGACGCCAACATGATCCTCGACGATGGCGGCGACCTGACCGAGCTGCTGCACAAGAAATACCCGCAGGTGCTGGACCGCGTTCACGGCGTGACCGAAGAAACCACCACCGGCGTGCATCGCCTGCTGGACATGCTGGCCAAGGGCGAGCTGAAAATCCCGGCCATCAACGTCAACGACTCGGTGACCAAGTCCAAGAACGACAACAAGTACGGCTGCCGTCACAGCCTGAACGATGCGATCAAGCGCGGTACCGACCACCTGCTGTCCGGCAAGCAAGCGCTGGTCATCGGTTACGGTGACGTGGGCAAGGGTTCGGCGCAGTCCCTGCGTCAGGAAGGCATGATCGTTAAAGTCTCCGAAGTCGACCCGATCTGCGCCATGCAGGCCTGCATGGACGGTTTCGAACTGGTTTCGCCGTTCATCGACGGTATCAACGACGGTTCCGAAGCGAGCATCGACAAAGCGCTGCTGGGCAAGATCGACCTGATCGTGACCACCACCGGTAACGTCAATGTTTGCGATGCGAACATGCTCAAAGCCCTGAAGAAGCGCGCCGTGGTCTGCAACATCGGTCACTTCGACAACGAAATCGACACCGCTTTCATGCGCAAGAACTGGGCATGGGAAGAAGTGAAGCCACAGGTGCACAAAGTTCACCGCACCGGTGCCGGCAGCTTCGACCCACAGAACGACGACTACCTGATCCTGCTGGCCGAAGGCCGTCTGGTGAACCTGGGCAACGCCACCGGTCACCCGAGCCGCATCATGGACGGTTCGTTCGCCAACCAGGTACTGGCGCAGATCTTCCTGTTCGGTCAGAAATACGCCGACCTGTCGCCAGCGCAGAAAGCCGAGCGCCTGACCGTTGAAGTACTGCCGAAGAAACTCGACGAAGAAGTGGCCCTGGAAATGGTTCGCGGCTTCGGCGGCGTGGTCACTCAACTGACCAAGCAACAGGCTGACTACATCGGCGTCACCGTCGAAGGCCCGTTCAAGCCGCACGCTTACCGCTACTAA
- a CDS encoding acyl-CoA thioesterase yields the protein MNFHTRKWVKPEDLNPNGTLFGGSLLRWIDEEAAIYAIVQLGNQRVVTKYISEINFVSASRQGDIIELGITATEFGRTSITLTCEVRNKITRKSILTVEKMVFVNLGEDGLPAPHGRTEIKYVKDQFKDDEAVQ from the coding sequence ATGAATTTCCACACCCGCAAATGGGTAAAACCCGAAGACCTCAATCCCAACGGCACCTTGTTCGGCGGTAGCCTGCTGCGCTGGATCGACGAAGAAGCGGCGATCTACGCCATCGTCCAGTTGGGCAATCAGCGCGTGGTGACCAAATACATCTCGGAAATCAACTTCGTCAGCGCCTCGCGCCAGGGCGACATCATCGAACTGGGCATCACCGCCACCGAGTTCGGCCGCACCTCGATCACCCTGACCTGCGAAGTGCGCAACAAGATCACCCGCAAGAGCATCCTCACGGTCGAGAAGATGGTTTTCGTCAACCTGGGTGAGGACGGCCTGCCGGCACCACACGGGCGCACCGAGATAAAATATGTGAAAGACCAGTTCAAGGATGACGAAGCGGTTCAATAA
- a CDS encoding formate/nitrite transporter family protein: MTTPTDGKTPDLSTQEKKEIEKNQPPRAAVLHEIIRAQGDQELERSIAALWWSALAAGLTMGLSLMGMGLLNSRLPDGDEFKVIASFGYCAGFLAVILARQQLFTENTLTAVLPVMTKPTLLNFARLIRLWTVVLLGNLCGTILVAYVMLELPIFDSKTDHAFLEIGRKVMEHSAGQMFAKGIVSGWMIATMVWMIPSMESAKMWIIILITYFMALGDFTHIVVGSAEVSYLVFAGELPWGDFWAVFAGPTLAGNIIGGSFIFALISHAQIRSESGAPKADKPSPDQTGPAPLRAKSASPEKSVRP, encoded by the coding sequence ATGACCACCCCCACTGACGGCAAGACCCCAGACCTGTCGACCCAGGAAAAGAAAGAAATCGAGAAAAACCAGCCGCCACGCGCGGCGGTTCTGCATGAAATCATTCGTGCCCAGGGCGATCAGGAACTGGAGCGCAGCATTGCTGCGCTGTGGTGGTCGGCGCTCGCGGCCGGCCTGACCATGGGCCTGTCGCTGATGGGGATGGGCCTGCTCAACTCGCGCCTGCCCGACGGTGACGAATTCAAGGTGATCGCCAGTTTCGGCTACTGCGCAGGCTTTCTTGCGGTGATTCTCGCTCGCCAGCAATTGTTCACCGAAAACACCCTGACCGCCGTACTGCCGGTCATGACCAAACCGACCCTGCTCAATTTCGCACGGCTGATTCGCCTCTGGACGGTGGTGTTGCTCGGCAACCTGTGCGGCACGATTTTGGTGGCTTACGTGATGCTTGAGTTGCCGATCTTCGACAGCAAGACCGACCACGCTTTCCTGGAAATCGGCCGCAAGGTGATGGAGCACAGCGCCGGGCAGATGTTCGCCAAGGGCATCGTCTCCGGCTGGATGATCGCCACCATGGTCTGGATGATTCCGTCCATGGAGAGCGCGAAGATGTGGATCATCATCCTCATCACCTATTTCATGGCGCTCGGCGACTTCACCCATATCGTGGTCGGCTCGGCAGAAGTGTCATATCTGGTCTTTGCCGGTGAACTGCCTTGGGGTGATTTCTGGGCGGTATTTGCTGGACCGACATTGGCCGGGAATATCATCGGCGGCAGTTTCATTTTCGCGTTGATCAGCCATGCACAGATTCGCAGTGAGAGCGGTGCGCCGAAGGCGGATAAACCGAGCCCTGATCAAACAGGCCCGGCTCCGTTGCGCGCGAAATCCGCCTCACCTGAAAAAAGCGTCAGGCCTTGA
- a CDS encoding cation:dicarboxylate symporter family transporter, protein MRNRKPTSLVTRIMLGLAAGVIVGLLLNQFPEHKTWFIDNLLQPAGDLFIRLMKMIVVPLVFACMVVGIAGAGSTRALGRVGIKTLVYFFTVTSIAIVFGLIVGNVFQPGAGADFSSTLQTPVTGLAATGEAQNLGRTLVNIVPDNIVLAMSQGKLLSVLFFAILFGCALSMLPEQQKAPLIAVIQAISDTMFKVTHLVMHYSPIGIFGLIGVTVASFGLSALLPLAKLIGITYVAVLLFAFCVLGLVARIAGIRFFRLIKAIRSELILAYSSAASATVMPQLIEKMERYGAPRPITSMVIPLGYSFNLDGASLFAGLGTLFIAQAYGIDLSLSDQAMLVLIMVLTSKGAAGVPGFMFIILTATLTAAGLPVEGVAIIAGVYRLMDMPVTALNVLGNALAPLVIARWEGQLKAPESEPAQAPAAQTFKA, encoded by the coding sequence ATGCGCAACAGAAAACCCACCAGCCTTGTCACCCGGATCATGCTCGGCCTCGCGGCCGGGGTCATCGTCGGCCTCCTGCTTAACCAGTTTCCCGAACACAAGACGTGGTTCATCGACAACTTGCTGCAGCCGGCGGGCGACTTGTTTATCCGCCTGATGAAAATGATCGTCGTGCCGCTGGTGTTTGCCTGCATGGTCGTCGGTATCGCCGGCGCGGGCAGCACCCGGGCGCTGGGGCGCGTCGGGATAAAGACGCTGGTGTATTTCTTCACCGTCACCAGCATTGCCATCGTCTTCGGTTTGATCGTCGGCAACGTCTTCCAGCCCGGCGCCGGCGCAGACTTCAGCAGCACCCTGCAAACACCGGTAACCGGCCTCGCCGCGACGGGCGAGGCGCAGAACCTTGGCCGCACTCTGGTCAACATTGTTCCGGACAACATCGTTCTCGCCATGTCTCAGGGCAAGCTGCTGTCGGTACTGTTCTTCGCCATCCTGTTCGGCTGCGCCCTGTCGATGCTGCCCGAACAGCAGAAAGCACCGTTGATTGCGGTGATACAGGCGATCTCGGACACCATGTTCAAGGTCACACATCTGGTCATGCACTATTCGCCGATCGGTATCTTCGGCCTGATCGGGGTCACCGTGGCGAGTTTCGGCCTCAGCGCATTGCTGCCGCTGGCCAAGTTGATCGGTATCACGTACGTGGCGGTACTGCTGTTCGCGTTTTGCGTGCTGGGGCTGGTGGCGCGAATAGCCGGCATCCGTTTTTTCCGCCTGATCAAGGCCATCCGCAGTGAACTGATACTGGCCTATAGCAGCGCCGCGTCGGCCACGGTGATGCCGCAACTGATCGAGAAAATGGAGCGCTATGGCGCACCGCGCCCTATCACCAGCATGGTCATCCCGCTGGGTTACTCATTCAATCTGGATGGCGCGTCATTGTTCGCCGGTCTGGGCACCCTCTTCATTGCCCAGGCCTACGGCATCGATCTGAGCCTGTCCGACCAGGCGATGCTGGTGCTGATCATGGTGCTGACGTCCAAAGGCGCGGCCGGCGTGCCCGGCTTCATGTTCATCATCCTGACAGCAACGTTGACAGCGGCCGGGTTGCCCGTGGAAGGCGTGGCAATCATCGCCGGCGTCTATCGCTTGATGGACATGCCGGTCACGGCGCTCAACGTGCTGGGCAACGCGCTGGCGCCTCTGGTCATCGCTCGCTGGGAAGGCCAGCTCAAGGCGCCTGAAAGCGAACCCGCCCAGGCGCCAGCCGCCCAGACGTTCAAGGCCTGA
- a CDS encoding VOC family protein gives MNRPFHAAYHVCDLEQTRIFYRDVLGCTEGRSTDTWIDFDFFGNQLSLHLGTPFATTRTGQVGEHKVLMPHIGVVLPLEQWLVLAERLTHLGTRFEIPPVVRFAGEPGEQRTMFFLDPSGNPLEVKGFKDFSNLFAH, from the coding sequence ATGAACAGACCCTTTCACGCTGCATACCATGTTTGCGACCTGGAACAGACGCGGATTTTTTATCGAGATGTGTTGGGTTGCACCGAAGGGCGCAGCACCGACACCTGGATCGACTTCGATTTTTTCGGCAACCAGTTATCCCTGCACCTGGGCACGCCCTTCGCCACGACTCGCACCGGTCAGGTCGGCGAACACAAAGTGCTGATGCCGCACATCGGCGTGGTATTGCCACTTGAGCAATGGCTGGTACTGGCCGAGCGCCTGACCCACCTCGGCACCCGATTCGAGATCCCGCCCGTGGTGCGCTTTGCCGGCGAACCCGGCGAGCAACGCACGATGTTTTTCCTCGACCCCAGTGGCAATCCCCTCGAAGTCAAAGGCTTCAAAGACTTCAGCAACCTCTTCGCACACTGA
- a CDS encoding LysR family transcriptional regulator, whose translation MIAVVETGSIAAAARRENRTAAAISQRVQALERTLGCALLLRTAHTARPSDQCLLLMPKIRAIVEQAQALHHDLSRDGLSGEVKIGAISTALTGVLPGVIERLAQSAPELKLKITPGDSKSLYEKVLSGELDAAILVRPPFPPPKALALKLLKAEPLILIAPASLSEPSLVSLLREEPFIRYDARSWGGQIAQRFLDEQSLEPTLLCELDALETIVMLVAQGMGVSLVPQWAGMNLDGVQVLPVDNPRYARDLVVLQGSTPHRPVAMRYLLELLCSG comes from the coding sequence CTGATTGCGGTGGTCGAGACCGGTTCGATTGCGGCAGCTGCGCGCCGGGAAAACCGCACGGCAGCGGCGATCAGTCAGCGTGTCCAGGCGCTGGAACGAACGCTGGGATGCGCCTTGCTGTTACGAACGGCGCATACCGCGCGGCCATCGGATCAGTGCCTGCTGCTGATGCCGAAAATCCGCGCAATCGTTGAGCAGGCGCAGGCGTTGCATCACGATCTGAGTCGTGACGGGCTGTCGGGTGAAGTGAAGATCGGGGCGATATCGACGGCGCTGACCGGTGTGTTGCCCGGCGTGATCGAGCGTCTGGCGCAGTCGGCACCGGAGTTGAAGCTGAAGATCACCCCGGGTGATTCAAAAAGCCTCTATGAAAAGGTGCTGAGCGGTGAGCTGGATGCGGCAATTCTGGTCCGGCCACCGTTTCCACCGCCCAAAGCTCTCGCGCTGAAGCTGCTCAAGGCCGAGCCGCTGATCCTCATCGCTCCGGCCAGTCTCAGCGAGCCGTCGCTGGTGAGTTTGCTGCGCGAGGAGCCGTTCATTCGTTATGACGCACGCTCCTGGGGTGGACAGATTGCACAGCGCTTCCTTGATGAACAATCGCTTGAGCCGACGCTTCTGTGTGAGCTGGATGCGCTGGAGACCATCGTCATGCTCGTCGCTCAGGGAATGGGCGTTTCGCTGGTGCCGCAGTGGGCCGGGATGAACCTGGACGGCGTGCAAGTGCTGCCGGTCGATAACCCGCGCTATGCGCGGGATCTGGTAGTGCTGCAGGGTTCGACGCCGCACCGTCCTGTGGCGATGCGGTATCTGCTTGAGTTGCTGTGCAGCGGCTAG
- a CDS encoding cation:proton antiporter, giving the protein MLELVAAFICLTTLLTFVNFRFIGLPPTIGVMVTALLFSLILQGLSVLGFPGLEERVQQLIGQIDFGDLLMNWMLSFLLFAGALHVNLNDLRSYRWPIGLLATFGVLIATVVIGSLAFYIFALFGWHVSFLYCLLFGALISPTDPIAVLGVLRTANASKPLKTTIVGESLFNDGTAVVVFTVLLGIAQLGETPTVSATAMLFVHEAIGGVLFGGLIGYLVYRMIKSVEQHQITVMLTLALVIGGSAMSTELHVSAPIAMVVAGLIIGNLGRNLAMNDMTRRYLDGFWELLDDMLNALLFALIGMELLLLPFNWLHMAAAGLLAVAILLSRLLTVAPAILLLRRWRSVPAGTIRILTWGGLRGGVSVALALSLPLGAERDLLLSITYIVVLSSILVQGLTIGRVVRRVTQPT; this is encoded by the coding sequence ATGCTTGAACTTGTCGCCGCTTTCATCTGCCTCACCACCCTCCTGACCTTCGTCAACTTCCGCTTCATCGGCCTGCCGCCGACCATCGGCGTGATGGTCACCGCGCTGCTGTTCTCGCTGATTCTGCAAGGCCTCAGCGTGCTCGGCTTTCCCGGCCTCGAAGAGCGCGTGCAACAACTGATCGGCCAGATCGACTTCGGCGATCTGCTGATGAACTGGATGCTGTCGTTCCTGCTGTTCGCCGGCGCCCTGCACGTCAACCTGAACGACCTGCGCAGCTACCGCTGGCCCATCGGCCTTTTGGCCACGTTCGGCGTACTGATCGCAACCGTGGTGATCGGCAGCCTGGCCTTCTACATCTTTGCTCTGTTCGGCTGGCACGTGAGCTTCCTCTATTGCCTGCTGTTTGGCGCGCTGATTTCGCCGACTGACCCGATTGCGGTACTCGGCGTGTTGCGTACCGCCAACGCGTCAAAGCCGCTGAAGACCACCATCGTCGGCGAGTCGCTGTTCAACGATGGCACTGCGGTCGTGGTGTTCACCGTGCTGCTGGGCATCGCGCAACTGGGCGAAACGCCGACCGTCAGCGCCACGGCCATGCTGTTTGTTCACGAAGCGATTGGCGGTGTGCTGTTCGGCGGGCTGATCGGCTATCTGGTCTATCGGATGATCAAAAGCGTCGAGCAGCATCAGATCACCGTCATGTTGACCCTGGCCCTAGTGATTGGTGGCTCGGCCATGTCCACAGAGCTGCACGTCTCGGCGCCAATCGCGATGGTGGTTGCCGGTCTGATCATCGGCAACCTGGGGCGCAATCTGGCGATGAACGACATGACCCGTCGCTACCTCGACGGTTTCTGGGAATTGCTCGATGACATGCTCAACGCCTTGCTGTTTGCGCTGATCGGCATGGAGTTGTTGCTGCTGCCGTTCAACTGGCTGCACATGGCCGCGGCAGGTTTGCTCGCGGTGGCGATTCTGCTGTCGCGCCTGCTCACCGTAGCGCCGGCAATCCTCTTGCTGCGCCGCTGGCGCTCAGTGCCGGCCGGCACTATCCGCATCCTGACCTGGGGCGGTTTGCGTGGCGGCGTCTCGGTCGCGCTGGCCCTGTCGCTGCCATTGGGGGCCGAGCGCGACCTGCTGCTGAGCATTACCTACATCGTCGTGCTGTCGTCGATTCTGGTTCAGGGCCTGACGATTGGCCGAGTCGTACGCCGGGTGACTCAGCCGACCTGA
- a CDS encoding MFS transporter, producing the protein MPLALLALAVAAFGIGTTEFVIMGLLPDVARDLAVSIPHAGLLITGYALGVVFGAPILAIGTANMPRKATLLGMTLMFILGNVLCALAPNYATLMAARVVTALCHGAFFGIGSVVAAGLVAPNKRAQAIAMMFTGLTLANVLGVPLGTALGQYAGWRSTFWAVSVIGIIAALAQWLWLPKHIAMDKANLASEFKVLGKANVLLALGMSVLASTSLFSVFTYIAPILQDITGVSPHGVTVMLLLFGVGLTAGSMLGGRLADSRLLPSLVGVALAGVVVLAAFSQTSRSVVPAAITLVLWGIFAFALCPILQLLIIDQAHEAPNLGSTLNQSAFNLGNAAGAWIGGLVVASGADLADLPWTGALVGVLTVLTALLFIYLQRRRATAVNVSD; encoded by the coding sequence ATGCCACTCGCCTTGCTTGCCCTTGCTGTTGCCGCGTTCGGCATCGGCACCACTGAATTCGTCATCATGGGCCTGCTCCCCGATGTCGCCCGCGACCTCGCGGTGAGTATTCCGCACGCCGGCCTGCTGATCACCGGTTACGCCCTGGGCGTGGTGTTCGGTGCGCCCATCCTGGCGATCGGCACGGCCAACATGCCGCGCAAGGCAACACTGCTGGGCATGACGCTGATGTTCATCCTCGGCAACGTGCTGTGTGCGCTGGCACCGAACTACGCCACGCTGATGGCCGCGCGCGTGGTTACCGCGTTGTGTCATGGCGCGTTTTTCGGCATAGGCTCGGTGGTTGCCGCCGGGCTGGTCGCGCCGAACAAACGCGCCCAGGCGATTGCCATGATGTTCACCGGCCTGACCCTGGCGAATGTGCTCGGCGTGCCGCTGGGCACTGCACTGGGCCAATACGCCGGTTGGCGTTCAACCTTCTGGGCAGTGTCGGTGATCGGCATCATCGCCGCGCTCGCGCAATGGCTGTGGTTGCCGAAACACATCGCCATGGACAAAGCCAACCTCGCCAGCGAGTTCAAGGTCCTGGGCAAAGCCAACGTGCTGCTGGCGCTGGGCATGAGCGTGCTGGCCTCGACCAGCCTGTTCAGCGTGTTCACCTACATCGCGCCGATCCTGCAGGACATCACCGGCGTCAGCCCCCACGGCGTGACCGTGATGCTGCTGTTGTTCGGCGTTGGCCTGACCGCTGGCAGCATGCTCGGCGGGCGTTTGGCCGATAGCCGTTTGCTGCCGTCACTGGTCGGGGTGGCATTGGCGGGGGTGGTGGTTCTGGCCGCCTTCAGTCAGACCAGCCGCTCGGTAGTTCCGGCCGCGATCACCTTGGTGCTGTGGGGGATTTTCGCGTTTGCGCTGTGCCCGATCCTGCAACTACTGATCATCGATCAGGCCCATGAAGCGCCGAATCTGGGTTCGACCCTGAACCAGAGCGCGTTCAACCTCGGCAACGCGGCGGGCGCATGGATTGGCGGCCTGGTTGTGGCCAGCGGCGCGGATCTGGCGGACCTGCCGTGGACCGGGGCGCTGGTCGGCGTGCTGACTGTGCTGACGGCACTGTTGTTCATTTACCTGCAACGTCGGCGAGCGACTGCGGTCAATGTGTCCGACTGA
- a CDS encoding EamA family transporter, whose protein sequence is MLATALVLVAALLHAAWNTLIKFSAERLLVVACMDTVALLFVALALPFVSLPPVQIWPWILASAAFELLYRYLLIQAYRVGDLGLVYPLMRGLSPLVVLALTLIFAGEVLTTQQIFGIMLIPFGMVCLLWQGGGGGRLPWSMLPVVALIGLCIGCYTYIDGQALRRWSHPLDYLVWVTLLSAWPFPLLAWVARRPAFLQFWREQWKLGLAVGFCVLFSYALVLWAMQLGSIAEAAALREISVILVVLFGMRYLKEPFGRPRLLACGLVLIGMLVMKF, encoded by the coding sequence GTGCTGGCGACAGCTCTGGTGTTGGTGGCGGCGCTGCTGCATGCGGCGTGGAATACCCTGATCAAATTCAGCGCCGAACGGTTGCTGGTGGTGGCGTGCATGGACACCGTGGCGCTGCTGTTTGTCGCCCTCGCGCTGCCCTTCGTGAGTCTGCCGCCCGTGCAGATCTGGCCCTGGATTCTCGCTTCAGCGGCGTTCGAGCTGCTGTATCGTTATCTGTTGATTCAGGCTTATCGCGTGGGCGATCTCGGCCTCGTCTATCCGCTGATGCGCGGGCTGTCGCCTTTGGTGGTGCTGGCGTTGACCCTGATCTTCGCCGGTGAGGTGCTGACCACCCAGCAGATCTTCGGAATCATGCTGATCCCGTTCGGTATGGTCTGTCTGCTGTGGCAGGGTGGCGGCGGCGGGCGCTTGCCGTGGTCGATGCTGCCGGTGGTGGCGCTGATCGGTTTGTGCATCGGCTGTTACACCTACATTGATGGGCAGGCGCTGCGGCGCTGGTCGCACCCGCTCGATTATCTGGTCTGGGTCACGCTGCTCAGCGCCTGGCCGTTTCCGCTGCTGGCGTGGGTTGCACGGCGCCCGGCGTTCCTGCAGTTCTGGCGCGAGCAATGGAAACTCGGGCTGGCCGTCGGGTTTTGCGTGTTGTTCAGCTACGCTCTGGTGCTGTGGGCGATGCAGTTGGGGTCGATCGCCGAAGCAGCAGCGTTGCGCGAAATCAGTGTGATTCTGGTGGTGCTGTTCGGAATGCGCTACCTCAAAGAACCTTTTGGCCGCCCGCGGCTCTTAGCCTGTGGGCTGGTGCTGATCGGCATGCTGGTGATGAAGTTCTGA
- a CDS encoding MAPEG family protein has protein sequence MTVALWCVLIAIFLPYVCTGIAKAVGGYRLSDNHDPRDFMESLNGLARRAHAAQLNSFEVIPAFAVAVIVAHLVGTAQLVTVNVLAVLFITSRLLYVICYLADWAILRSLVWFVGMGLIASFFFVSM, from the coding sequence ATGACGGTGGCTCTATGGTGTGTGTTGATCGCGATTTTTCTGCCCTATGTCTGCACAGGCATAGCCAAGGCCGTGGGTGGCTACCGGTTAAGTGACAATCATGACCCGCGGGACTTTATGGAGAGTCTCAACGGTCTGGCGCGGCGGGCACATGCGGCGCAATTGAACAGTTTTGAAGTGATTCCGGCGTTTGCTGTGGCGGTGATCGTTGCGCATCTGGTGGGGACGGCACAGTTGGTGACGGTGAATGTACTGGCGGTGCTGTTTATCACCAGTCGCCTGCTGTACGTCATCTGCTACCTGGCGGACTGGGCGATTCTGCGGTCGCTGGTATGGTTTGTGGGGATGGGGTTGATTGCTTCGTTCTTTTTTGTGTCTATGTGA